In one window of Tumebacillus algifaecis DNA:
- the bioB gene encoding biotin synthase BioB gives MTVQTNRNYRELAEKILNGYVPSEAEALQIVEAPDEDLLDIMQAAFRIRKHYFGTKVKLNMIINAKSGLCPEDCGYCSQSIVSDAPVEKYALLNKQSILAGAQEAIKRKAGTYCIVMSGRRPSDAELDGVVEAVKEIRETTQLKICACLGFLTDQHAQKLAESGVQRYNHNLNTSQDNYDKICSTHTYDDRVDTVQKAKESGMSPCSGMIIGMGESNRELVDIAVALRALDADSIPVNFLNAIDGTPYEGVRYLNPRHCLKTVAMIRFLNPTKEIRLSGGREINLRSLQALGLYAANSIFVGDYLTTQGQEPTSDWKMIEDLGFEIEECAL, from the coding sequence ATGACCGTACAAACGAACCGCAACTACCGCGAATTGGCAGAGAAAATTTTGAACGGCTACGTCCCGAGCGAAGCGGAAGCGCTGCAGATCGTCGAAGCGCCTGACGAAGATCTGCTCGATATCATGCAGGCGGCATTCCGAATCCGCAAGCATTATTTTGGCACGAAAGTAAAACTTAACATGATCATCAACGCCAAATCGGGACTCTGCCCGGAGGACTGCGGGTACTGTTCGCAGTCGATCGTCTCCGATGCACCGGTTGAAAAATACGCATTGCTGAACAAACAATCGATTCTCGCAGGCGCTCAAGAGGCGATCAAACGCAAAGCGGGCACCTATTGCATCGTGATGTCGGGCCGCCGTCCTTCCGACGCTGAATTGGATGGGGTGGTGGAAGCGGTCAAAGAGATCCGCGAGACCACCCAGTTGAAAATCTGCGCCTGCCTCGGATTTCTGACCGACCAACATGCCCAAAAATTGGCCGAGTCGGGCGTGCAGCGCTACAACCACAACCTCAACACATCGCAAGACAATTATGACAAGATCTGTTCGACACACACGTATGATGATCGAGTGGACACTGTGCAAAAAGCGAAAGAATCGGGGATGTCCCCGTGCTCCGGTATGATCATCGGAATGGGCGAATCGAATCGGGAACTGGTCGACATCGCTGTTGCGCTCCGTGCGCTCGATGCCGATTCGATCCCGGTCAACTTCCTCAACGCTATCGACGGCACGCCGTATGAAGGGGTTCGATATCTCAACCCGCGCCATTGTCTGAAGACGGTCGCCATGATCCGTTTCCTCAACCCGACCAAAGAAATTCGGCTCTCTGGTGGACGCGAAATCAATCTGCGTTCGCTGCAGGCGCTCGGGCTCTATGCGGCTAACTCCATTTTCGTCGGGGACTACTTGACGACGCAGGGACAGGAGCCGACTTCCGATTGGAAGATGATCGAAGACCTCGGTTTTGAAATCGAAGAATGCGCATTATAA